AATTCGTTCACTGAGTTGCTAAATAAATCATGAAATTTCACTTTTAATCTTCAAAACTTAtttcaaagtaaataaatagttgGGCAAAAACTGAAAACTATGCTAATATGGAAAATAAGTCGTGATAACATTAGCTATTATTAGCTAAGCTCACTTAAATACGAAATcctattgttaaattaaaaaattagcctaactttaaaaaaacttaaaacttTCTTCTAAGAGAGTCTAAGAGATAAACaaagcattattatttaattatttagttagTGTCTGTAATTATGTCTTGTTCAGTTTCTTTGTTTTACTGCTGTGACaaaacatctatctatctatctatctatctatctctatgcCTGCTATTTTCTTATATATGAATTAGCATGTAGTTCTTAATCTAGCCTATATCTGCTATAAAATACTTGACAGAAAAACACGTGTAAACTTTAGTCACTAATGTGTTTTTACTGAAATGGCTGAAGAAGTttatagtaaaaataaagaaaaaaaggatgtaGAAATGATAAGCCATTAGTGCAGCACTGTGCTCGAATCAGACATGTGTAACTTCTCTAATGTTTGAAGTTTATAGGCtaacagtgtttgtttttcattctgtcataatgttttacattaaacactgtgggtttttttttttttttttttttttttttagctctttttGCAGCACAGTGTCCCCTATAGACATTCGCATCAGTTTTCAAGACATGGAAGCTATTTCacactggaggaaaaaaaacctcttgTACATGTACACCTTTAATGTGCACTGTTTAAGGCCAGACTGCATGGCCCATGTGAACAGAGTAAGCGGTAATGCAGTGCAGTGTTCAGGCTCATTACAGCGATAAACACCGAATCCGCTGCGACTGAGCGCGCGGTCCTCAAGGTCAACATCAGCAGCGCGCGCGGGACTCCAGCTGGGGCTCGGTTTTCTGCACAGCTGCcaaaacaaaaattataacTGGCTATAATATATGTTTtggaatgtaaaataaaaagcacacagacgGGCTGGGATGCAATGCACCTCGTGAACCTGTGGTGTGTATTATACAGCCTCATGCGCAATGGAACAGCTGGTTGTATCACACagcctagttttttttttttttttttttaattgtgaggCTGAAGCAGTCCAGATGCGTGCGTAACCTTAGCAacaaacttattattattattattattattattattattattattattattgttattatttatttgtgagaCTCTGGGTTGCAATCTGGTAATGTATTTGCGCATACACACTTCCTGTGTCCCCCTCTTCCACATTTATCCTAAGAGACATCCGCCTGAATGAacaatgtacattttacatGCACATTTCCACCTCatatgcttatatatatatatatatatatgtaaatatcaggattACAGATAAACACACGTAAACTGTTCAAACACACAGCTCTTCATACCTAGATATTATATTAGCATTATCTCTTAGGGGGTTTGTTCAGCAAATGCTGGTCATTCGTTTGGACACGCCACCAAACACCAGCTAAAATCGCAGCCCTGCTACTGGGGCAGTAGACGCTGAGCAACAGTGAGCACAGATTAGTCACGGTGACTCGGCGTCTGATTGGACGAGAGTAACGGATTAGGGATTGACAGCAGCCAATCGGACCGCAGCGGGGCTCCTGTAGTAAAGGGGGCGTGGAGGAGCGAGGAGGGAGATAAACACAGCCAAACCCGAAAAAGTAGCACATTTGCAGACAGACAGGACTACGAGTGTGTTCAGgctagtttttaatttttttctgagcatcaggtttttgggtttttttgggttttttttgagCATCagttgtcgttttttttttttttgcgcatcAGGTTGTACGTGTAGAGATCGACTTTAAACCTCTACCAGAGGAGATGTTCTGTTTGTTAggattttaaaacaaactttaaaaaaagaaaaggctgtGTGATGATCAGAATTTGAGCACACATTTGTTGGGTCATGTTTTGATTTGCTTTTTACGCACGGGTTGTTTTGCGCACGGTACTCACGCAGAGAAACCGAGAGGTGAGCAGCGATGCTGCTGGACGCGGGTCACCTGGCTCCGTTCGCCCGGCATCACCACGCGGGTGAGTCACACGACAGGGACGCCAGTTTTGCAGAAGCGGCGCATGTGGGCGCCTTCAAGCTGAGCCACGGCGAGCTGTCTCCGGGTCAGGGAGCTGCCTTCGGCCCGCAGGCTTCAGGCTACGCGGCTCTGGGCGCCTCATACGGAGGCTCCGCGTTCGGCTCGGCCCGAGACTTCTTGTTGCGCGGACGCGGCTTTGCAGATCCAGAGCGCGGCCTCTTCAGCCCGGCGACCGGAGCGCTTCATCCCTCCCATGCGGACGCGCAGAGTCATCTGCTATTCCCCGGCTTCCACGAGCAGCACAGCTCGACCAACAACGCGCTGTTCGCACGCCCGGACCAGTACCACCACCAGGTGTCCAACGCGCGGCCTGATCCGTACGGCCAGTACGGCTTGAACGTAGCAGCCGCGCATCACCATCACCCTGCAGCCTTCTTCCGCTACGTGCGGCAGCAGTGCGTCAAGCAGGAGCTCGTGTGCAAGTGGCTCGAACCGGACCGCGAGAAGCGCCGCTGCGGCAGAACCTTCGGCACCATGCACGAGCTGGTGGCGCACGTCTCCGCGGAGCACGTCGGCGGACCTGAGCAATGCAACCACGTGTGCTTTTGGGAAGAATGCCCTCGAGAGGGAAAGGCCTTCAAGGCCAAATACAAACTGGTGAACCACATTCGCGTGCACACGGGGGAGAAGCCCTTTGCGTGTCCGTTCCCGGGATGCGGCAAAGTGTTCGCGCGCTCCGAGAACCTGAAAATACACAAGAGAACGCATACAGGTGAATACACCAGTCCAGGCTTTTACATTCATATATCGACATCATGATTAGTCTTAATTGTACATCATGTTTTTATtggattgtttatttatttgcaacTGCACTGACACATAAAATGAAAAGCTTTTCCACTGCAGCTTGAGTGAAATATGTTAAACGAGCCTCTGTACTCATTAAGTAACTTCCTGCTTAGGATTACCATTTGCAACTAGAATCATTTCCATTACTTTGCATGGAATTGTGTATATACACGTGTAATGAGAGCCACTTCACAAGCTTTTGACCTGCGCGCTTTTCCGGTCATCAATAAGCGCGAGACGACGTGTTAATACTCCATTTCCATGGTTACGTGATGACACTGCTGGGTTTAGATGCGTGTGTGCGGTACAGCAGGTCTAAAGATAGGAAGTAGGTGtgaattgtgcttttttttattgaggGCTGAGTGCTGGCAATAAAATGTGGCTCAGGGTGCATGGGTGCGgggtttgggtgtgtgtgtgtgtgtgtgtgtgtgtgggaagctGGGGGGCTTCAGGACTGTTAGTCCATTCTCATGTTATTTCTTCAGTTGTCCAGAGTTAacccatttttattatttatattactttttcCAGGGGAGAAGCCGTTTCTGTGCGAGTTTGAGGGCTGTGACAGACGCTTCGCCAACAGCAGCGACAGGAAGAAGCACATGCACGTGCACACATCCGACAAGCCGTACCTGTGCAAACTGTGTGACAAGTCGTACACTCATCCCAGCTCTCTGAGGAAACACATGAAGGTGAGCTAGACGAGATGCACACAGCTGTGCTTCATGCCATGCCTGCTATTAGCCTAATAAAGTCTTATCAAGCTGTCTCTAATGTCATTGCGGTTTCTCCTACAGGTTCACGACGAGCAGAGTTCAGTGAACGAGTCCTCGCCGACCGGAAGTTCCGGTTACGAGTCGTCCAGTTTGGTGTCGCCGTGTTCAGAGACTCAGAGCACCACCATGTCTCCAGACTCCGCCGTGCTGAACAGCAGCAGTCACAGCAGCATAGCGTCCAACTTCAGCGAGTGGTACGTTTAGGAACCATGAACTCCTCCCAGGCTGTGTCCAGAACTGTCAAGAAGTGCAGAATGGCgcgatttgggacacagcagGACTTCTGTGATCAACAATGTAGACAATCCtctaaaatatagaaatattgttTATGAAATAATCACATACAGTGATATCTTATGGACAATTACAGGCTCCTTTGCCTACTCACTcgttaatgtttttaatgcgTCCTGTGATGACACCCCACCCCCTCCCCCTCGTTCCTCCAGTCAGTGGAACAATCCCTTTTTCCACAACACACAATTTTTCCACAGAATTCAGTTTCCGTCGATTAAAAATATTCACTGTAAAATCTCCGACTCTACTCAGAGTcaattgtatatataaaataaatgaaggtttatctcttttttttttttttttgcttttttgtttatcagTATTGCACTGTGAAAAAATGCTATTATCCACTGTGTATTATAAACAATGAAGGATGTATTTCTcgtataaagaaataaatatttgtttttctctaaTAATGTCGTGGTGGTTTGTGTCTCGTGCTATGAAATTAGGAAGGATTATGTGCAATGAAGAGCtgactgaagaaaaaaagcttCCCAGACTTTTATAACTAGAAATCACACCAAAGGAAAATGGACACTTGTTCCTTTTCTGTTTGAGAAACAGATAGTTTATGAATGACTAATCTTCCATATTGAGCCTACATAGAACTTTCTTACTGAAAACATATACATAAAACATTAcgtacacatttaaaaatatagccTATAAAATGCATATTGTGAAAGACTGATATTTTCTGGAAAACGGCTAATAAATGGTGTAGCGTGGTGTTGTTCACTACTGCATATGTTTTGGTTAAGACTTATATAACTAATAATTGTTTAATGTAAAATAGGTAatttttataaaagtaaaacagTTATTTGTGGAAAAACCTGGTTGTTCAGAACAGTGAAGAATTAACGTTCAGTTGGAAATTGCAtgattgttatatttaaaagcTTGTACAATAATTTTACAACTTCTAACAAAGgtataaaatctgttttaaatttaaataagcAAGAAAATACTTGAGAAGCTTTATGTTGTAAATACAGACCTATAAAGTATAACGTTTCTACCAAATATATCAGCCAAAGAAGTCCTAATAGGTCCTtaatttattatagatttttaaagaatttgtaCATGTTACTCTTTTAAAATTTATCCATACCATGCTGcgataagtaaataaaaatagcattttaatttttacacacatatatatatagttttacaCAAACAGGTGAAACTGTAGATACATAGCTGAATAATTTCAGTGGCACTTTAATAATCTTTGATGAAGTTACATCATGATACCTGTACTGGATATAAATATCAGCAGTATAACTGCATATAAACTATCAGCAGCATGATTTTAGGTAGAATATCAGAACAgtagaaattttatttatttatttatttatttatttatttatttatttatttatttatttgtttatttaacagggaCAGTACAGGCAAACATTTTACATGAAATTTAACAGTAATGTGCATATGGCTTCTAACTTAAGCTTTATTATgtccattattattatgattttatataatatatttatataatatataatagcaTAAAGTATTATGATTTTATAcgcattatgttttttttaaataaaatgttagttTTATGAATGGATTATAAATATCTGCATTATGATTTTTATcagtcatttataataaattttcaCATGgaatattagtattatttctGGATATAAAACATCTGCATCGTGAGTTGATATAAAATATCTGcattgtgattggctgaaaggGAAAACTCCTCCGAGCGCTCCCGGTTACGTCCTCGcggtgcgcatgcgcagtgacCACACGCACGGTTCATCATGGCGGCTTACAGGATAACGCCAACCTTTCAAAGAGTTTTGCACGTCGTAAAGGTGAGAGTGTgattctcattttttaaaaacacactcgTGGTAGTGAAAGGACGGgtttgaaaatgaataaaaatgtatattttaaataacacgACATGTTATGGTCTTGCAGAGAAAGTAGCTGTCGGCTAACTGGTAGCGAGATGAGATGAGTGTTAGGGCGAATCCCAAATACTACCTTTCTCCCTGTACAAGTGCACTTCACAGGCTATGAGGAAATGGATTCTGTGGTGTACGTAGtgcactgtgtgtatataagagGAAGGTATTTGGTACTCAGCCGTTATTCAATGTCTGGGCACAAGTCCTTCAAAATGTATAATGCATATGttagatatttatattattttgtttgagGAAGTAGGAATGAAATGCAGCCACCATGTTAAAATAGCAGCTGGTGTGTCTAAAGTGATAAAGCCTCCTGCTGAGAGGCTCGAGGGCTTTTCAGCTCATTTCTAACTCGCTTTCAACTCAAGCACAGTGTCAGCAGGCAGCTAACTGAAATGACCATGAGCTAAAATCAGCATTTTAGTTCATGTGAGCTGTCTTTGGCTCCACAGTAACCTTGTCCACCTTGTTCACATACCTGTCCTTCTTTAAACTGTCCACGTCACGTGACCGAAATGACGTCCatcacagtgcacacacacctacacacaagcattttcatttacacattcattatattatattatattatatttttattgtcctACTTACAGCTAGCTTTTAAGATCACACCCAACATTCTGTTATTCATTACAGATCTAGGATCAGTGTTTGTTAGGGATAAAATGCCAAACAGCGATTATAATTCTGCAGTAGTTGTGATATCCCTTGCCATATATAACAAAAATTTAACTCTGAGCAGTTTGTTCCTCTTACACTAAATGTATTCGTTCATCCGGGACATTTTTGGTGTCAGACATATCGATAATATTAGACTTTGAATGagcaatatgtaaggaataaaacatgacaagatgAGTTGTTAGAACAATATAACTCAAGATGGAGTGTTGCgatgtattcctcttataccacagcaacacaaatacacaggtTATGCgttttatctctttatagttATGTTAAATGTTGTTACAtccgtgagacaagttagttcctgttatcatgtacgtcatagcagctataaacagtccttccgtccccagcctcactttttctctctcttatagataataagacaaaaaaatacaggtTATGTTCCTGAGGAACCCGAAACCTGAAGACCTTCCCATGGTGGAACACTTGCGCGAGACActagactccttccaaaaatgcctCCTTAGAGAAATCTTCACGATATCAACgattaaattattttctttttgatagataacagcatgttttttaaatccctgtgaatgagttgttactatggaaacgataacctGTTAGAAGGAGAGCATTATAatacacctgtgatttga
This Pangasianodon hypophthalmus isolate fPanHyp1 chromosome 26, fPanHyp1.pri, whole genome shotgun sequence DNA region includes the following protein-coding sequences:
- the zic2b gene encoding zinc finger protein ZIC 2b, giving the protein MLLDAGHLAPFARHHHAGESHDRDASFAEAAHVGAFKLSHGELSPGQGAAFGPQASGYAALGASYGGSAFGSARDFLLRGRGFADPERGLFSPATGALHPSHADAQSHLLFPGFHEQHSSTNNALFARPDQYHHQVSNARPDPYGQYGLNVAAAHHHHPAAFFRYVRQQCVKQELVCKWLEPDREKRRCGRTFGTMHELVAHVSAEHVGGPEQCNHVCFWEECPREGKAFKAKYKLVNHIRVHTGEKPFACPFPGCGKVFARSENLKIHKRTHTGEKPFLCEFEGCDRRFANSSDRKKHMHVHTSDKPYLCKLCDKSYTHPSSLRKHMKVHDEQSSVNESSPTGSSGYESSSLVSPCSETQSTTMSPDSAVLNSSSHSSIASNFSEWYV